From Mucilaginibacter inviolabilis, a single genomic window includes:
- a CDS encoding GNAT family N-acetyltransferase has translation MKHLLDNPIWNALISGNSNLAYGSNQVKYFAENVAPFVGFEDYSAANFNTLHNLITGQRVLAVVSADEITIPAQWKVLNNMKILQLVFDGPIPPEPLNHELIDLKDEHITAMLSLTKMTNPGPFTERTIDFGNYKGIFHNNELIAMAGYRTQPSPYIEVSAVCTHPSHHGKGYAGTLINYHIRQIMAASGIPYLHSRTDNATAIKLYQKLGFVARKEMTFNIIQKN, from the coding sequence ATGAAACATCTGCTCGACAACCCTATCTGGAATGCTTTAATATCAGGAAACAGTAATTTAGCCTATGGCAGCAACCAGGTTAAATATTTCGCCGAAAACGTAGCTCCTTTTGTTGGTTTTGAAGATTATTCGGCTGCCAATTTTAATACACTGCACAATTTGATAACCGGTCAGCGGGTTTTAGCTGTTGTTTCGGCAGATGAAATTACCATTCCTGCTCAATGGAAAGTATTGAACAATATGAAAATATTACAGCTGGTATTTGATGGCCCAATACCACCAGAACCTTTAAATCACGAACTGATTGACCTAAAGGATGAACACATAACAGCCATGCTTTCACTAACCAAAATGACCAATCCGGGGCCCTTTACGGAGCGCACCATTGATTTTGGAAATTACAAAGGTATCTTCCATAATAATGAGCTCATCGCAATGGCAGGATACCGTACGCAGCCATCGCCTTATATAGAGGTTAGCGCTGTGTGCACTCACCCCAGCCATCATGGCAAAGGCTACGCGGGCACACTCATTAATTATCACATACGCCAGATTATGGCGGCATCAGGCATCCCTTATCTTCATTCGCGTACTGATAATGCAACAGCCATTAAGCTTTACCAAAAACTGGGCTTTGTAGCCAGAAAAGAAATGACTTTTAATATCATCCAGAAAAATTAA